The Methylomonas montana DNA window CCGACATTTTTCTGTTGCAAGGCAATCGCGACTTCCTTTTAGGCGAAAATTTTTGCCGTGAAACCGGCATCAAGCTATTGGAGGAATATGCGGTCATTGAATTGGACGGTCAGCGGATTTTGCTGACTCACGGCGATTTACTCTGTAGCGACGATCTGGCTTATCAAGCCTTTAGAATCAAATCGCACAGTACTGAATGGCAAGGCAACGTGCTATCCAAACCGCTCTGGCTAAGATTGCTGGTGGCACGCTGGTACCGGTTGCGCAGCTACTTTCACAAGCGCGGCAAGACGCCGGACATCATGGATGTTAATCAACAGACAGTGATTGAAATGATGCGCCACTACGATTGCCACACGCTGATACATGGCCACACGCACCGGCCAAATCTGCACGAATTTACGATAGACGGCATACCGGCAAAACGTTTTGTACTCGCGGATTGGAAACCGCTAGGCGCAGAGCTTTTGTGTTGGAAAAAAACCGGCTTTGAAGTTGAAATTGTTTAGCTGCGGAAAGTCGTAAAAAACCCGGCAGTGTTAACGAACTTGGAAACGAAACTCGGCAATCTATAGTTTTTAGCCACCAGATTGCCTTTCTTCAACCGCTCGACACTACCGGGAAACATTCTACTATCCCCGCGTTTATGGACCAGGCTTAAACCCACTAGTTCACTGGGAAATAGAAAATTTGTCCACTCAATCCGACGTATAATAAGTACAATCGCAATACCATCAGTGGTTCGGATCAATCATCAACACCTATTGCTATCGACACTGGTCGAACGCGCAACCAAACACCAATATACATCCAAGGCAGTTATATCCAGCTCCCCATGCTAATCATGCTAAGTTACGCTAAACTTGCCAAGCATCCGCCCTTTGGGGGCCTATTGAATCCTCTAATTCATGAAAAACCTGACTTCGTATCTCTTAGCATTTTTATTAGGTTCCTTAGCGCTAACCAACAGCCATGCCAATGAAGCCAACCTGCCAGACATTCTTGCCCGCATCAAACCAGGGATTGTGGCAATCGGCACCTACATGCCAACCCGCAGTCCTCGCGCAGTGTTTCTCGGCACCGGATTCGCGGTTGCCAATGGACAAAAAGTAATCACTAATGCGCATGTAACCGCTAAAAAACTGGATATTGAACATCTGGAGCGCTTCGCGGTGTTCTATCGCCAAGAACAGAAAGAACAAATGCAAATAGCCGAACTCTCGGCAACCGACGAAGACCACGACCTAGCGCTACTGACTGTGGATGGAGGCCCATTGCCGGCACTTGAACTCGGCGACTCGTTACGGGTTCGCGAAGGCGAACAATATGCGTTCACCGGTTATCCGATAGGTATGGTGTTAGGCTTATATCCTGTCACCCACCGCAGCATTATTTCGGCGATTTCACCCAATGCCATACCCGTAATTGCTACCCGACAACTGAATGTCAACATGCTGAAAAGACTAGAAACCCCGTTTAACGTGTTTCAACTTGACGCGACCGCCTATCCGGGCAACAGTGGCAGCCCCTTATACGACATCAACTCCGGCAAGGTTATAGGCATCATCAATAAGGTGTTCGTGCAGGGCAGCAAAGAAAATGCAATATCTAACCCCAGTGGTATTACTTATGCGATACCTGCGGAACACATCAAGGCGCTAATGAATAAAAATAGCCTCAAATGATAATACCTTCAGCAGTCTAGCTTTAGCTCGATATGATAAGAATATTTAGACACTATATCTCCGCAGCCTATCTTTGGTTGCTGCTAACAGAATCGCTAGTATTTTATGTCGCCATGTACTGCGGCGCGGCGGTTCGATTTTTATATTCCGCGTCCTGGTATTCGCCATCTGAACTGGCAGCATCGGCATTGGTTTTTTCGATCGCCTTTATCCTCAGTTGTTCGGCTTTGGGCTTGTATCGAAAAACCCTAGATAAAGAAGAATATAATATCTTGCAGCGCATTAGCGTTAGCTTCGCCATCGCTGTTTTTATACTAGCGTTCACTTATTACATCATTCCAGGTTTGATGTTGGCCCGTAGCGTTTTAATCTCGGCGATCATCTTTTCGTTCGTGGGATTGCTGTTAACTCGTTATCTGTTTTACCGCTTCGTTAACCTTGATAACTTAAAACGTCGGGTGCTGGTCATCGGGTGCGGTCAAAGAGCCGGCGAACTCAGCGTCGTTAACTCTAGTTACATCTACAAGGGCTTCGAAATCGTCGGCTACATCACACTGGAAGACGAACCCATCAGCGTTCCTCATGCTATCGCTCTCAGCGACGCCATCACGCTCACAGACATTGTGGAAGCGGCCAATGTTGATGAAATCGTCATAGCGGTCGACGACAGACGAAAAAAACTACCGGTCGAAGACTTACTGGACGTCAAAATGTCAGGCGTACAAGTCATGGACCTGCAAACCTTCTATGAAAGAGAGCAGCGACTAGTTTTCCTGGAAGCGTTAAGCCCTAGCTGGCTGCTATTCTCTGATGGTTTCGTCAATAACGGATTACGTCCCATCATAAAACGAAGC harbors:
- a CDS encoding UDP-2,3-diacylglucosamine diphosphatase, which codes for MKHDILFISDLHLALEKTEITRRFLSFLQQRAVEAKALYILGDLFDAWIGDDDNTPPNPTIKKALRQLTDSGTDIFLLQGNRDFLLGENFCRETGIKLLEEYAVIELDGQRILLTHGDLLCSDDLAYQAFRIKSHSTEWQGNVLSKPLWLRLLVARWYRLRSYFHKRGKTPDIMDVNQQTVIEMMRHYDCHTLIHGHTHRPNLHEFTIDGIPAKRFVLADWKPLGAELLCWKKTGFEVEIV
- a CDS encoding S1 family peptidase, with translation MKNLTSYLLAFLLGSLALTNSHANEANLPDILARIKPGIVAIGTYMPTRSPRAVFLGTGFAVANGQKVITNAHVTAKKLDIEHLERFAVFYRQEQKEQMQIAELSATDEDHDLALLTVDGGPLPALELGDSLRVREGEQYAFTGYPIGMVLGLYPVTHRSIISAISPNAIPVIATRQLNVNMLKRLETPFNVFQLDATAYPGNSGSPLYDINSGKVIGIINKVFVQGSKENAISNPSGITYAIPAEHIKALMNKNSLK
- a CDS encoding TIGR03013 family XrtA/PEP-CTERM system glycosyltransferase, translating into MIRIFRHYISAAYLWLLLTESLVFYVAMYCGAAVRFLYSASWYSPSELAASALVFSIAFILSCSALGLYRKTLDKEEYNILQRISVSFAIAVFILAFTYYIIPGLMLARSVLISAIIFSFVGLLLTRYLFYRFVNLDNLKRRVLVIGCGQRAGELSVVNSSYIYKGFEIVGYITLEDEPISVPHAIALSDAITLTDIVEAANVDEIVIAVDDRRKKLPVEDLLDVKMSGVQVMDLQTFYEREQRLVFLEALSPSWLLFSDGFVNNGLRPIIKRSFDIFASLILLAVSWWLMLLTMLAIYIESGFRAPIFYRQKRVGYRNVVFNVIKFRSMRVDAEKNGAQWASQTDNRVTLVGKVIRKYRIDELPQLLNVLKGDMSFVGPRPERPEFVKGFEENIPYYKERHRVKPGITGWAQLCYPYGASEYDTRQKLQYDLYYVKNYSLFLDLTIMMSTVEVILWGKGAR